One Xenopus tropicalis strain Nigerian chromosome 8, UCB_Xtro_10.0, whole genome shotgun sequence genomic window carries:
- the vgll1 gene encoding transcription cofactor vestigial-like protein 1, whose amino-acid sequence MEDLHKSSLEYKTKDTPVKTELGSRCVVFTYYQGDINSVVDEHFSRALRTIKDPQDLSTKNRGDDYLPKNMSTMATDDMNWTKTYQATPPVRMPASVLTPVPSTSDHYATVFQTHPHQQDVWSLYHIGPHNPIAPVYQHSVSDFPMVPGTGPDGKPGSLLSLLQHERYPVPLQESMIKQEILTSTSSGISAPVNPNPRMNPQTDLHSQDRRKDYFHPQDRRKDLYFY is encoded by the exons ATGGAAGACCTTCATAAAAGCTCTCTGGAATACAAAACAAAAGATACTCCGGTGAAGACAGAATTGGGCTCCCGCTGTGTAGTCTTTACTTATTATCAAGGGGACATTAATAGTGTTGTTGATGAACACTTTTCTAGAGCCCTAAGGACTATAAAGGACCCACAGGACTTAAGCACTAAAAATCGAGGGGATGACTACCTTCCAAAGAACA TGAGTACTATGGCAACAGATGATATGAACTGGACAAAGACTTATCAAGCAACACCTCCTGTAAGGATGCCTGCATCTGTCTTAACACCAGTACCTTCTACATCAGACCACTATGCCACAGTTTTTCAAACGCATCCTCATCAGCAAGACGTTTGGTCCCTTTATCATATTGGGCCTCATAACCCCATTGCCCCTGTTTATCAGCACTCAGTGTCAGACTTCCCTATGGTCCCAGGCACTGGCCCTGATGGCAAGCCCGGCTCTCTTCTAAGTCTTCTACAGCATGAAAGATATCCAGTTCCTCTTCAGGAGTCGATGATTAAACAGGAGATTCTCACATCTACATCATCAGGGATCTCTGCTCCAGTAAACCCAAACCCAAGGATGAATCCTCAAACAG ATCTGCATTCTCAGGACCGAAGAAAAGACTATTTTCATCCTCAAGATAGAAGGAAGGATTTATACTTTTATTAA